One segment of Brassica napus cultivar Da-Ae chromosome C3, Da-Ae, whole genome shotgun sequence DNA contains the following:
- the LOC106389908 gene encoding CTL-like protein DDB_G0288717, producing MAADDGDPTKFPAISSSSPLLSKPSTSALDSPRRSSDPESDPTQFLQISYNFGPRPFKDVAFLLLFDLFVFSTFGFGVFSVFHRNTDYGDSSSFSYDLASSSCVKASTFTSFSNSYWSSDPVFEKDLIWTLVVTLILSAPFCFLVLLLLKHYTKQIVYACLPLFVLFPIFFNVYWFVACTLSSSCSDALPLAYRVLVLVFVFLVIGVIVWIIIANWHRIELTIQIIGVASDALSKNLKLFVVLPLLILGLVVYYAPIVVFLVFARFNGEFVPREVDGEYVCEWKEDSWVPAYYALAIITMIWSLAVTVEMQVYVISGAIAQWYFSKEDSMPKKCIRSSLRNAFGQSFGTICLSGILVGVVRVVRAIVDNAREENPQGIVNFVLRCCANALLGAFDYLNKFTINFAAITGESYCTSAKMTYELLRRNLLSAVFVETVSTRILTGIVFVLSAAYAVATWAVLRGVSSLGVDSYLVAFLAWLLLTVVLAFFVHVLDNVIDTIYVCYAIDRDKGDVCKQEVHEVYVHLPISRSTRSALIPNALNA from the exons ATGGCTGCTGACGACGGCGACCCCACCAAATTCCCCGcgatctcctcctcctcccctcTTCTCTCTAAACCCTCCACGTCAGCTCTCGATTCCCCGCGTCGAAGTAGCGATCCCGAATCCGACCCGACACAGTTCCTCCAGATCTCTTACAACTTCGGTCCTAGACCTTTCAAAGACGTCGctttcctcctcctcttcgACCTCTTCGTCTTCTCCACCTTCGGCTTCGGCGTCTTCTCGGTCTTCCATAGGAATACTGATTACGGCGACTCCTCTTCCTTCTCCTACGATCTCGCCTCCAGCTCCTGCGTCAAAGCTTCCACCTTTACGAGTTTTTCGAATAGTTATTGGTCTTCTGATCCGGTCTTTGAGAAGGATTTGATCTGGACCCTTGTTGTAACGCTAATCTTAAGCGCGCCGTTTTGTTTCCTTGTTCTCCTTTTGCTCAAACACTACACTAAGCAGATAGTTTACGCTTGTTTGCCTCTCTTCGTCCTGTTCCCGATCTTCTTCAACGTCTATTGGTTCGTCGCTTGTACTCTTAGCTCCTCTTGTAGCGACGCACTCCCTCTAGCTTACAGAGTCCTCGTCCTAGTATTCGTTTTCTTGGTCATCGGGGTCATCGTCTGGATCATTATAGCTAACTGGCATAGAATCGAGCTGACGATTCAAATCATCGGTGTTGCGTCGGATGCACTGTCCAAAAACTTGAAGCTTTTCGTTGTGTTGCCGTTGTTGATCCTCGGGTTGGTTGTGTACTACGCGCCGATTGTGGTGTTCTTGGTGTTTGCTAGGTTTAACGGCGAGTTTGTGCCGAGGGAGGTGGATGGTGAGTATGTTTGTGAGTGGAAGGAAGATTCTTGGGTTCCTGCTTATTACGCGCTTGCTATTATAACTATGATTTGGTCTCTTGCTGTTACGGTGGAGATGCAAGTGTATGTTATAAGCGGAGCTATTGCTCAGTGGTATTTCTCCAAGGAAGACTCTATGCCTAAGAAATGCATACGTAGCTCTTTGAG GAACGCGTTTGGTCAGTCCTTTGGTACGATATGTCTCTCGGGGATCCTCGTAGGGGTTGTTCGTGTTGTCCGAGCCATTGTGGACAACGCGAGAGAAGAGAACCCACAAGGGATAGTGAACTTTGTTCTTCGTTGCTGTGCAAACGCCTTGCTTGGAGCTTTTGACTATCTCAACAAATTCACAATCAACTTTGCTGCGATAACAGGCGAGTCTTATTGCACCTCTGCCAAAATGACTTACGAGCTGTTAAGACGGAACCTGCTCTCAGCTGTTTTTGTGGAAACAGTTTCCACTCGGATCCTAACCGGAATTGTCTTTGTCCTCTCAGCTGCTTATGCGGTCGCG ACATGGGCTGTTCTGAGAGGAGTGAGCAGCTTGGGTGTGGATTCGTACTTGGTGGCTTTTCTGGCGTGGCTCTTGCTGACTGTGGTCTTGGCTTTCTTTGTACATGTTCTTGATAATGTGATAGACACGATCTATGTATGCTACGCGATTGATCGAGACAAGGGAGATGTGTGTAAGCAGGAAGTTCACGAGGTGTATGTTCACTTGCCTATCAGCAGAAGCACAAGATCTGCGCTCATCCCAAATGCTCTTAATGCATAG
- the LOC106357690 gene encoding LOW QUALITY PROTEIN: eukaryotic translation initiation factor 4B3 (The sequence of the model RefSeq protein was modified relative to this genomic sequence to represent the inferred CDS: inserted 1 base in 1 codon), which produces MAAAVSSVWAKPGAWALEAEEQDAELQQQQQSSLASNQTVPSSDFPSLAAAATTKTKKKKGQTLSLAEFSTYKAAAAAPQTERLTQAELVSLPTGPRERSAEELDRSKLGGGFRSYGPREDSSSRWGSSRASEDGERRGGGGFGRDRESSRDMGPSRADETDDWAAGKKAFGGRGPSDGFERRERGPGGGFFDSQSKADEVDSWVSSKPRFVASSSSNVTGGDRFEKRGSFESLSRNRDSQFGGGSDSDTWGXRREEGGAPPAPGGGGSSRPRLVLQPRTLPVAAPVVVDVKPESPVAVVVERPVIVERPKGANPFGNARPREEVLAEKGQDWKEIDEKLEAVKLKEVAAAAVEKNDERSPGKMGFGLGNGNGRKDDRTDGSWRKSSEQSEEAAVEEAAKEEPAEEEAGKKEAEEEN; this is translated from the exons atggcGGCTGCTGTATCATCCGTTTGGGCAAAGCCCGGTGCTTGGGCTCTCGAAGCCGAAGAGCAAGACGCCGAGCtccagcaacaacaacaatcatccCTCGCCTCTAATCAAACCGTCCCCTCCTCCGATTTCCCCTCCTTAGCCGCCGCCGCCACCACcaaaactaagaagaagaagggccAAACCTTATCCCTCGCCGAATTCTCCACCTACAAGGCGGCGGCGGCGGCCCCTCAGACGGAGCGCCTCACTCAGGCCGAGCTCGTCTCCCTCCCCACCGGCCCCCGTGAGCGCTCCGCCGAGGAGCTCGACAGATCTAAGCTCGGAGGCGGTTTCCGAAGCTACGGACCTAGGGAAGACTCCTCCTCCAGGTGGGGCTCCTCTAGGGCTTCCGAGGACGGTGAGAGGAGAGGCGGCGGTGGATTCGGCAGAGACAGGGAGTCCAGCAGGGATATGGGCCCTTCGCGGGCGGATGAGACTGATGATTGGGCCGCCGGGAAGAAGGCCTTTGGTGGGCGAGGCCCAAGCGATGGGTTCGAGAGGAGAGAGCGAGGCCCAGGAGGGGGGTTCTTCGATTCTCAGTCCAAGGCTGATGAAGTCGATAGCTGGGTCTCCTCTAAGCCGAGATTCGTTGCTTCTAGCAGCAGCAACGTCACTGGTGGCGATAGATTCGAGAAGCGAGGGAGTTTCGAATCCTTGTCTAGAAACCGCGATTCTCAATTCGGCGGCGGATCTGATTCGGACACGTGGG GGAGGAGAGAGGAGGGCGGAGCACCGCCGGCTCCGGGCGGTGGCGGTAGCTCGCGGCCGAGGTTGGTGTTACAGCCACGGACGCTTCCCGTGGCTGCTCCCGTTGTTGTGGATGTGAAGCCGGAGAGCCCTGTGGCTGTCGTTGTAGAGAGGCCTGTCATTGTGGAGAGACCTAAAGGTGCGAATCCTTTTGGGAACGCGAGGCCTAGGGAGGAGGTTTTGGCTGAGAAGGGACAAGACTGGAAAGAGATTGATGAGAAGCTCGAAGCTGTTAAGTTGAAGGaagttgctgctgctgctgtcgAGAAGAATGATGAGAGGTCTCCggggaagatggggtttggtcTTGGTAATGGTAATGGTCGTAAGGACGATCGTACTGACGGAAGTTGGAGGAAAAG CTCTGAGCAATCTGAGGAAGCAGCTGTAGAAGAAGCTGCCAAGGAAGAACCTGCCGAGGAAGAGGCTGGCAAGAAAGAGGCGGAGGAAGAAAACTAA
- the LOC125583412 gene encoding endo-1,4-beta-xylanase 4-like isoform X2 — protein MEEQPRLLHEHCKARKRAVTIHVAGESGESVEGAVVNVEQIAKDFPIGSAISKTILGNIPYQEWFVKRFDATVFENELKWYATEPHQGKLNYTFADQMISFVRANKIIARGHNIFWEDPKYTPDWVRNLTGEDLRSAVNQRIRSLMTRYRGEFVHWDVSNEMLHFDFYESRLGKNASYELFAAARELDSLATLFLNDFNVVETCSDERSTVDEYITRVRELERYDGGGMRMDGVGLEGHFTRPNVALMRANLDKLATLELPVWLTEIDISSTLDHRTQAIYLEQVLREGFSHPSVNGIILWTALHPNGCYQMCLTDDKFHNLPAGDVVDQKLLEWTTGEVKAKTDDHGTFSFLGFLGEYRVSIMYEGKTVNSSFSLSRDPQTKHVRLRI, from the exons ATGGAAGAACAACCAAGATTACTTCATGAACACTGTAAA GCGAGAAAACGAGCAGTGACAATTCACGTGGCCGGAGAAAGCGGAGAGAGCGTTGAAGGAGCAGTGGTGAACGTAGAGCAGATCGCTAAAGACTTCCCCATTGGTTCAGCTATCTCCAAAACAATCCTTGGAAACATCCCTTACCAA GAATGGTTCGTGAAGAGATTCGACGCGACTGTATTTGAGAACGAGCTTAAATGGTACGCGACGGAGCCCCATCAAGGCAAACTCAACTACACATTCGCTGATCAGATGATAAGTTTCGTCAGGGCTAATAAAATCATCGCTCGTGGCCACAACATCTTCTGGGAAGACCCCAAGTACACTCCCGACTGGGTCCGCAATCTAACCGGGGAAGATCTCCGGTCAGCGGTTAACCAGCGTATAAGGAGCCTTATGACTCGTTACAGAGGAGAGTTCGTGCACTGGGACGTGAGCAACGAGATGCTTCACTTCGACTTCTACGAAAGCCGGTTGGGGAAGAACGCTTCGTACGAGTTATTCGCGGCGGCGCGTGAGCTTGACTCGCTTGCGACTCTGTTCCTGAATGATTTCAACGTGGTGGAGACTTGCAGCGATGAGAGGTCAACGGTCGACGAGTATATCACGAGGGTCAGGGAGCTAGAAAGGTACGACGGAGGCGGTATGAGGATGGACGGTGTTGGGCTAGAGGGTCACTTCACGAGGCCTAACGTTGCGCTGATGAGAGCTAACCTTGACAAACTCGCTACGCTTGAGCTTCCGGTATGGCTCACCGAGATTGATATCAGCTCCACTCTCGACCACCGCACGCAG GCGATTTATTTGGAGCAAGTGTTACGTGAAGGATTTTCGCACCCATCAGTGAACGGTATAATTCTATGGACCGCACTTCATCCAAACGGCTGTTACCAAATGTGCCTTACTGACGATAAGTTCCATAACCTTCCTGCCGGAGACGTGGTGGATCAGAAGCTTCTAGAATGGACTACCGGTGAAGTTAAGGCAAAGACGGACGACCATGGAACCTTCAGCTTCTTGGGATTTTTAGGAGAGTATCGAGTCAGCATCATGTACGAGGGTAAAACGGTGAATTCATCTTTCTCACTGTCTCGAGACCCTCAGACCAAACATGTCAGGCTCCGAATCTAA
- the LOC106357688 gene encoding thaumatin-like protein 1 encodes MDLTSLRGSSSLTLSFIVLLLASTGSYSSTFTFANRCGFTVWPGILANAGSPTLSTTGFELPKGTSRSLQAPTGWSGRFWARTGCSFDGSGSGTCKTGDCGSNQVECVGLGAAPPVTLAEFTLGTGGDDFYDVSLVDGYNLPMIVEVAGGSGQCASTGCTSDLNLQCPAELRSGDGDACKSACEAFRSPEYCCSGAYATPSTCRPSVYSEMFKAACPRSYSYAYDDATSTFTCAGGDYTVTFCPSSPSQKSTSYPTPVQDSSATSQGSDPVPGSDTGFSGQGQQQSQGQGQQQAQGTGSQVGTGETMLQDGSWMAGLAMGDSSRLTGASLAMLLAGFTFVFPFIFS; translated from the exons ATGGATCTTACTTCTCTTCGCGGCTCTTCTTCTCTGACACTGAGCTTCATAGTTCTGCTCTTGGCTTCCACAG GTTCTTATAGTTCAACCTTCACATTTGCTAACCGGTGCGGCTTCACCGTCTGGCCCGGAATCCTAGCCAATGCGGGCTCTCCTACTCTCTCCACCACCGGTTTTGAGCTCCCTAAGGGCACCTCTCGCTCTCTCCAAGCCCCAACCGGTTGGTCCGGTCGTTTCTGGGCTCGAACCGGTTGCAGCTTCGACGGTTCCGGCTCCGGTACCTGCAAAACCGGTGACTGCGGCTCAAACCAAGTCGAATGCGTCGGACTCGGCGCCGCGCCGCCTGTAACTCTCGCCGAGTTCACTCTAGGCACCGGCGGCGACGACTTTTACGACGTCAGCCTCGTCGACGGTTACAACCTTCCGATGATCGTTGAAGTCGCCGGCGGATCTGGGCAGTGTGCTTCCACGGGCTGCACTTCCGACCTTAACCTTCAGTGCCCCGCTGAGCTCCGCTCCGGCGACGGTGACGCGTGCAAAAGCGCGTGCGAAGCATTCCGGAGTCCTGAGTACTGTTGCAGCGGCGCGTACGCTACGCCTTCCACTTGTAGGCCTTCAGTTTACTCGGAGATGTTCAAAGCGGCGTGTCCCCGTTCCTACAGCTACGCTTACGACGACGCTACGAGCACTTTCACTTGCGCCGGTGGTGATTATACGGTGACGTTTTGCCCCTCTTCCCCTAG TCAGAAATCAACAAGCTACCCCACACCGGTACAAGACTCGTCGGCGACCTCACAAGGTTCGGACCCCGTGCCCGGTTCAGATACAGGTTTCTCGGGCCAGGGTCAACAACAGTCTCAAGGTCAGGGTCAACAACAGGCTCAGGGTACTGGGTCGCAGGTTGGTACAGGAGAGACGATGTTACAAGACGGATCATGGATGGCTGGTTTGGCTATGGGAGACTCGAGCAGATTAACCGGTGCTTCACTAGCAATGCTACTCGCCGGATTTACCTTTGTGTTCCCTTTTATTTTCTCGTAG
- the LOC125583412 gene encoding endo-1,4-beta-xylanase 4-like isoform X1 → MKHSSIIAFIFSAIYSLLTAFVLASSSNAGPFYDSTAYTECRAEPEKPLYNGGMLNEKEASVSGGDTLRGVGASYTPAYILHNLTQNTIYCFSIWVKIEAGSASTARVRAKLRSENATLNCVGSVSAKQGCWSFLKGGFLLDSPSQLSILFFETSNDDGKTQLEVASASLQPFTQEQWKNNQDYFMNTARKRAVTIHVAGESGESVEGAVVNVEQIAKDFPIGSAISKTILGNIPYQEWFVKRFDATVFENELKWYATEPHQGKLNYTFADQMISFVRANKIIARGHNIFWEDPKYTPDWVRNLTGEDLRSAVNQRIRSLMTRYRGEFVHWDVSNEMLHFDFYESRLGKNASYELFAAARELDSLATLFLNDFNVVETCSDERSTVDEYITRVRELERYDGGGMRMDGVGLEGHFTRPNVALMRANLDKLATLELPVWLTEIDISSTLDHRTQAIYLEQVLREGFSHPSVNGIILWTALHPNGCYQMCLTDDKFHNLPAGDVVDQKLLEWTTGEVKAKTDDHGTFSFLGFLGEYRVSIMYEGKTVNSSFSLSRDPQTKHVRLRI, encoded by the exons ATGAAACATTCTTCCATCATTGCTTTCATTTTCTCCGCCATTTATTCGCTCCTCACCGCCTTCGTACTTGCTTCTTCGTCAAATG CTGGACCTTTCTACGATTCGACTGCCTATACAGAG TGTAGAGCGGAGCCAGAGAAACCACTTTACAATGGAGGGATGCTGAATGAGAAAGAAGCTTCTGTGTCAGGCGGAGACACTCTCAGAGGCGTCGGTGCTAGCTACACACCAGCTTACATATTGCACAATCTCACGCAAAACACCATCTATTGCTTCTCCA tttgGGTGAAGATTGAGGCTGGTTCTGCATCAACAGCTCGTGTAAGAGCAAAGTTGAGATCAGAAAACGCCACATTAAACTGCGTAGGTTCTGTATCTGCAAAACAAGGTTGCTGGTCTTTCCTCAAAGGCGGCTTCCTTCTTGACTCTCCTTCCCAACTATCCATCCTCTTCTTTGAG ACATCAAACGACGATGGTAAAACCCAATTAGAAGTGGCGAGTGCATCGCTTCAGCCCTTCACGCAGGAGCAATGGAAGAACAACCAAGATTACTTCATGAACACT GCGAGAAAACGAGCAGTGACAATTCACGTGGCCGGAGAAAGCGGAGAGAGCGTTGAAGGAGCAGTGGTGAACGTAGAGCAGATCGCTAAAGACTTCCCCATTGGTTCAGCTATCTCCAAAACAATCCTTGGAAACATCCCTTACCAA GAATGGTTCGTGAAGAGATTCGACGCGACTGTATTTGAGAACGAGCTTAAATGGTACGCGACGGAGCCCCATCAAGGCAAACTCAACTACACATTCGCTGATCAGATGATAAGTTTCGTCAGGGCTAATAAAATCATCGCTCGTGGCCACAACATCTTCTGGGAAGACCCCAAGTACACTCCCGACTGGGTCCGCAATCTAACCGGGGAAGATCTCCGGTCAGCGGTTAACCAGCGTATAAGGAGCCTTATGACTCGTTACAGAGGAGAGTTCGTGCACTGGGACGTGAGCAACGAGATGCTTCACTTCGACTTCTACGAAAGCCGGTTGGGGAAGAACGCTTCGTACGAGTTATTCGCGGCGGCGCGTGAGCTTGACTCGCTTGCGACTCTGTTCCTGAATGATTTCAACGTGGTGGAGACTTGCAGCGATGAGAGGTCAACGGTCGACGAGTATATCACGAGGGTCAGGGAGCTAGAAAGGTACGACGGAGGCGGTATGAGGATGGACGGTGTTGGGCTAGAGGGTCACTTCACGAGGCCTAACGTTGCGCTGATGAGAGCTAACCTTGACAAACTCGCTACGCTTGAGCTTCCGGTATGGCTCACCGAGATTGATATCAGCTCCACTCTCGACCACCGCACGCAG GCGATTTATTTGGAGCAAGTGTTACGTGAAGGATTTTCGCACCCATCAGTGAACGGTATAATTCTATGGACCGCACTTCATCCAAACGGCTGTTACCAAATGTGCCTTACTGACGATAAGTTCCATAACCTTCCTGCCGGAGACGTGGTGGATCAGAAGCTTCTAGAATGGACTACCGGTGAAGTTAAGGCAAAGACGGACGACCATGGAACCTTCAGCTTCTTGGGATTTTTAGGAGAGTATCGAGTCAGCATCATGTACGAGGGTAAAACGGTGAATTCATCTTTCTCACTGTCTCGAGACCCTCAGACCAAACATGTCAGGCTCCGAATCTAA
- the LOC125583414 gene encoding PI-PLC X-box domain-containing protein DDB_G0293730-like, giving the protein MGTHLSKQLERRKAISTEKKALADLQQSCGCEFPGCDYTPSDRKAWMAGVGPDKLHINKIVWPGTHDSATNKIGIRFVSRPFAQCQSLSIYNQLVAGTRVLDIRVQEDRRVCHGILKTYSVDVVLADLKRFLSETESEIVILEIRTEFGHEDPPEFDKYLVEQLGDHLIHQDDGVFGKTVAELLPKRVICVWKPRKSPQPKRGDPLWSAGYLKDNWIDTDLPSTKFESNLKHLSQQQPAASRKFFYRVENTVTPQPDNPILCVKPVTNRIHCYAKVFIIECVKRGCADKLQIFSTDFIDKDFVDACVGLTFARAEGKA; this is encoded by the coding sequence ATGGGGACTCACCTTTCGAAACAGCTCGAGCGTCGTAAAGCCATCTCCACCGAGAAAAAAGCCCTCGCCGATCTCCAGCAATCCTGCGGCTGCGAGTTTCCCGGCTGCGACTACACCCCCTCCGATCGCAAAGCCTGGATGGCCGGCGTGGGACCCGACAAGCTCCACATCAACAAGATCGTCTGGCCAGGGACTCACGACTCCGCCACCAACAAGATCGGGATCCGCTTCGTGTCCCGTCCCTTCGCGCAGTGCCAGTCTCTCTCCATCTACAACCAGCTAGTCGCCGGCACTCGAGTCCTCGACATCCGCGTCCAGGAAGACCGCCGTGTGTGCCACGGAATCCTCAAAACCTACAGCGTCGACGTCGTTTTAGCCGACCTCAAACGGTTTCTCTCGGAGACGGAGTCGGAGATCGTCATCCTCGAGATCAGAACGGAGTTCGGACACGAGGATCCCCCGGAGTTCGATAAGTACCTCGTGGAGCAGCTCGGCGACCACCTGATCCACCAGGACGATGGCGTGTTCGGCAAGACAGTCGCCGAGCTGCTTCCCAAGAGGGTGATATGCGTTTGGAAACCGAGGAAATCACCTCAACCAAAGCGCGGCGATCCGCTGTGGAGCGCGGGGTACTTGAAAGACAACTGGATCGATACCGATCTTCCTTCGACGAAATTCGAGAGCAATTTGAAGCATTTGAGCCAGCAGCAGCCGGCTGCTTCGAGGAAGTTTTTCTACAGGGTGGAGAACACTGTCACTCCGCAGCCTGATAACCCGATATTGTGTGTTAAACCGGTCACTAACCGGATTCATTGTTATGCCAAGGTGTTTATTATTGAGTGTGTGAAGAGAGGATGTGCTGACAAACTGCAGATCTTCTCCACGGATTTTATTGATAAGGATTTTGTTGATGCCTGTGTTGGCCTCACTTTTGCGAGGGCTGAGGGGAAGGCTTGA